Below is a genomic region from Ferrovibrio sp. MS7.
CATCAGGTCCATGGCCCGGCTGGGGCCGACCAGACGCGGCAGCAGCCAGGAAATGCCATGCTCGGCGATCAGGCCCCGGCGCGAGAAAGCCGTGGTGAACACGGCGGTATCAGCGGCGAAGCGCATGTCGCAATACAGCGCCGCGATCAGGCCAAGGCCGGCGGCGGGGCCATTGATGGCGGCGATCACCGGCTTTGGCAGGGCCGGAAAATAGCTGTAGCGCATCTGGAAGTTCGGGTTAGCGGTGGCGTCGAAGGGTTCGCCGCCGACGGCGCCACCGCCCTTTCCACTATTGTCCTGCTGGATATTCGACAGCAGATCCATATCCGCCCCGGCGCAGAAGCCCCTACCCGCCCCGGTCAGCACGATCACCCGCACGCCCGGATCTGCCGCCGCCAAGGCCATGGCGACACGGATTTCGCCCTCCATGGTGGCGGTCCAGGCATTCAGCTTGTCCGGCCGGTTCAGCGTTACCGTGGCGATGCGGTCGTGCACCTCGTAGAGGATATGCTCATAGGTCATGGCGTTTCCTTCCCTTGTCATGTGCCCAGCTTCCGCCTCAGTCCTCACGCGGGTCAAGCCCAAAAACCCGACAAATCGTCATTATCCCATGGGAATCAAAGAGTTGCGGAAGGACGGGGCAGACGTCCCGCCGGGTGGCGCATAGCTGCCCTGCCGAACTCTTCTGTTGCGCCGTTTTGTGCGCCGCACTATAAACCCCGCAACCAGCCGCAACCTTAGAGGAATCGCGCCCGGCCGCCTTTACCAAGGTCGACCGGGCCTTTCGTTCAAGCCCATGGAAATTCGCAATATCGCCATCATCGCCCACGTTGACCACGGCAAGACCACCCTGGTCGACGCCCTTCTGCGCCAGTCCGGCTCGTTCCGCGAGAACCAGCAGGTGGCCGAGCGCGTGATGGACTCCAACGACCTCGAGCGCGAGCGCGGCATCACCATCCTGGCCAAGTGCACCTCGGTGGAATGGCACGGCACCCGCGTCAACATCGTCGATACCCCCGGCCACGCCGATTTCGGCGGCGAAGTTGAGCGCATCCTCTCCATGGTGGATGGCGTGGTGCTGCTGGTGGACGCCGCAGAAGGCCCGCTGCCGCAGACCAAGTTCGTGCTTGGCAAGGCACTCGGCCTCGGCATGCGCCCGATCGTGGTGATCAACAAGGTCGACCGCTCTGACGCCCGCCCGGTCGAAGTCCATTCCGAAGTGTTCGATCTCTTCGCCGCCCTGGACGCCAGCGAAGAACAACTCGACTTCCCCTGCATGTTCGCCTCGGGCCGCTCCGGCTGGGCCGATGACAGCCTGGAAGGCCCGCGCAAGGACCTCGCCCCGCTGTTTGACCTGGTGGTGCGCCATGTGCCGGCACCGACCGTGGAGAAGGATGCGCCGTTCCGCATGCTGGTCACCACGCTGGAAGCCGATCCGTATCTCGGCCGCATCCTCACCGGCCGCATCCATTCCGGCGTGCTGAAGGTGAATAGCCCAATCCACTCGCTGCGCCGCGATGGCAGCGAAATCGAGCAGGGCCGCGTCACCAAGCTGCTGGCCTTCCGCGGCATCGAACGCGTGCCGGTGGAAGAAGCCGAAGCCGGTGATATCGTGGCGATTGCCGGCCTCACCACCACAACGGTGGCCGATACCATCTGCGAACTGGCCGTATCCGATCCTGTGCCGGCCAACCCGATTGATCCGCCGACCCTGGCGATGACCTTCTCGGTCAACAATTCGCCCTTCGCCGGCAAGGAGGGCTCCAAGGTGCAGAGCCGCGTGATCCGCACCCGCCTGATGCGCGAAGCCGAGGGCAATGTGGCGATCCGCGTGCGCGAGAGCGACGACAAGGATGCCTTCGAAGTCGCCGGCCGTGGCGAATTGCAGCTCGGCGTGCTGGTGGAAACCATGCGCCGCGAGGGCTTCGAGCTTTCGATCAGCCGTCCGCGCGTGCTGTTCCAGCAGGATGAGGACGGCAAGCTGCTGGAGCCGATCGAGGAAGTGCATATCGACGTGGATGATGCCTTTACCGGCATCGTCGTGGAGAAGATGAGCCTGCGCAAGGCCGAGCTGCGCGACATGCGCCCGTCGGGCGGCGGCAAGACCCGCATCACCTTCCATGCCCCGTCGCGCGGCCTGATCGGCTACCACGGTGAATTCCTCACCGATACGCGCGGCACCGGCATCATGAACAAGCTGTTCCACAGCTATGGCCCGCATCGCGGCGCCATCCCGGGCCGCCGCAACGGCGTGCTGATCGCCAATGGCACCGGTGAAACCACGCTCTACGCGCTGAACTTCATCGAAGAGCGCGGCGTGCTGTTCGTCGATCCGGGCGTGGCCGTGTATGAAGGCATGATCATTGGCGAGCACAGCCGCGACAATGATCTTGACGTCAACCCGATGAAGGCAAAACAGCTCACCAACATCCGCGCTGCGGGCAAGGATGAGCAGGTGCGCCTTACCCCGCCGCGCAAGATGACCCTGGAGCAGGCCATCGCCTACATCGCCGATGACGAACTGGTGGAAGTGACGCCGAAGAGCATCCGCATCCGCAAGAAGATGCTGGACCCGAATGACCGCAAGAAGGCCCAGCGCCAGGCCGAAAACGCCGCGTAAGCCAGCCACCGCCGCCAGACATGATCTGGCGGTGACAATGGTCACAGCGACAGGCCGGGCCACAAGCCCGGCCTTTTTGCTGCCGCTTTCCTATTGCGGTTGATCAGCTTATCATCGCCGGGTCTCGTTCGCGGAATGAACCAATAATGGCTCTTTCTACCCGCCGCCGCCGCCAGGTGCTGCTGCTGCTGCGCTTCATCGGCATCGGCAGCCTTGCCGGCGCGCTCTATGGCCTTGCCATCGATTCATCGCTTGGCGGCGATTCCGCCCGGCTTGGCTTCCTGCGCGGCCTGATCACCGGCGCCATGGTTACATTCGCGATTGCGGTTTTTGAAATCTTCTACGCTACCGGCCCCAGCGGCCAGGGCCTGCGCCGCCTGCCCTTCATGCGCGTGGCGCTGATCAAGACCGTACTCTACTCCTTCTTCATCGTTTCCCTGGATGGGCTCGGCAATGTGCT
It encodes:
- the typA gene encoding translational GTPase TypA, which produces MEIRNIAIIAHVDHGKTTLVDALLRQSGSFRENQQVAERVMDSNDLERERGITILAKCTSVEWHGTRVNIVDTPGHADFGGEVERILSMVDGVVLLVDAAEGPLPQTKFVLGKALGLGMRPIVVINKVDRSDARPVEVHSEVFDLFAALDASEEQLDFPCMFASGRSGWADDSLEGPRKDLAPLFDLVVRHVPAPTVEKDAPFRMLVTTLEADPYLGRILTGRIHSGVLKVNSPIHSLRRDGSEIEQGRVTKLLAFRGIERVPVEEAEAGDIVAIAGLTTTTVADTICELAVSDPVPANPIDPPTLAMTFSVNNSPFAGKEGSKVQSRVIRTRLMREAEGNVAIRVRESDDKDAFEVAGRGELQLGVLVETMRREGFELSISRPRVLFQQDEDGKLLEPIEEVHIDVDDAFTGIVVEKMSLRKAELRDMRPSGGGKTRITFHAPSRGLIGYHGEFLTDTRGTGIMNKLFHSYGPHRGAIPGRRNGVLIANGTGETTLYALNFIEERGVLFVDPGVAVYEGMIIGEHSRDNDLDVNPMKAKQLTNIRAAGKDEQVRLTPPRKMTLEQAIAYIADDELVEVTPKSIRIRKKMLDPNDRKKAQRQAENAA
- a CDS encoding enoyl-CoA hydratase translates to MTYEHILYEVHDRIATVTLNRPDKLNAWTATMEGEIRVAMALAAADPGVRVIVLTGAGRGFCAGADMDLLSNIQQDNSGKGGGAVGGEPFDATANPNFQMRYSYFPALPKPVIAAINGPAAGLGLIAALYCDMRFAADTAVFTTAFSRRGLIAEHGISWLLPRLVGPSRAMDLMLSARKVDAAEALRIGLVDRLCKPEALQDDVRAYARELADMVSPRSMRVMKRQLWEAAFQNLSEATAIGNSEMLASFKSADFKEGVAHFMEKRAPNFSGN